In the genome of Fusarium fujikuroi IMI 58289 draft genome, chromosome FFUJ_chr02, one region contains:
- a CDS encoding related to ethanolaminephosphotransferase (aminoalcoholphosphotransferase): MTASETLPLYNPTATDPDGTNMAPNTKKNVAECISDDALVHFKSYKYSSVDLSPVSRYVLGPFWNASVNLLPLWIAPNMVTLLGFCFILINVAFCAIWMPDLVGPAPSWLYFSFAFGLFMYQTMDNLDGKQARRTGTSSGLGELFDHGIDSLNCTLASLLETAAMGLGTSPAGIITALCPCLPMFFSTWETYHTHTLYLGVINGPTEGILIACAIMIMSGIWGPGIWTIPLANGIKDTLPGLAELLGETTFRDIWIGLIIGSLVFTQIPFCVLNVAKARKSRGEPILPVFLEWIPMAVFTFSIAAWVFSPYSTIMKENHLMLFCFIMSFVFGRLTTKIILAHLTRQPFPWWTVMLYPLVGGAFLGNMPRFGLPQVSAQFELFYLWAYLLFSMVVYFRWAWLVVTSICNYLGINALTIPKEKQIANKAAQAANKLH, from the exons ATGACTGCAAGCGAGACACTTCCGCTTTACAACCCAACGGCCACCGACCCGGACGGTACGAATATGGCTCCTAATACGA AAAAGAATGTTGCCGAGTGCATCTCTGATGACGCACTGGTGCACTTCAAGTCATACAAGTACTCAAGCGTCGACCTGTCGCCAGTCTCGAGATACGTTCTTGGTCCTTTC TGGAATGCCTCTGTCAACCTCCTACCACTATGGATTGCTCCCAACATGGTGACCCTTTTGGGTTTCTGCTTCATCCTGATAAATGTCGCTTTCTGTGCAATCTGGATGCCTGATCTTGTTGGACCG GCTCCTTCATGGCTTTACTTCAGCTTTGCCTTTGGCCTCTTCATGTACCAAACGATGGATAACCTCGACGGAAAGCAAGCTCGACGAACTGGAACCTCAAGCGGCCTCGGTGAACTCTTCGATCACGGTATCGACTCCTTGAACTGCACACTCGCCAGTCTGCTCGAAACTGCCGCTATGGGTCTTGGTACCTCTCCAGCTGGCATCATCACCGCTCTATGCCCATGCCTACCCATGTTCTTCTCGACCTGGGAAACCTACCACACGCATACTCTCTACCTAGGCGTTATCAACGGTCCTACAGAAGGCATCCTTATTGCCTGTGCAATTATGATCATGTCTGGCATTTGGGGACCTGGCATCTGGACCATTCCTTTGGCTAATGGCATCAAGGATACTCTCCCTGGGCTTGCTGAGCTCCTTGGCGAGACCACTTTCCGAGATATCTGGATTGGCCTGATCATTGGCTCCCTCGTCTTTACACAGATTCCCTTCTGTGTGCTCAACGTTGCCAAGGCTCGCAAGTCTAGAGGAGAGCCCATTCTTCCCGTCTTCCTTGAGTGGATTCCTATGGCCGTCTTCACTTTTTCGATCGCCGCTTGGGTTTTCTCTCCTTACAGTACCATCATGAAGGAGAACCACCTCATGcttttctgcttcatcatgtcATTCGTCTTTGGCCGCTTGACCACTAAGATTATTCTCGCCCATTTGACTCGCCAACCTTTCCCATGGTGGACCGTTATGCTATACCCCCTTGTTGGTGGTGCGTTCCTCGGAAACATGCCTCGATTTGGACTCCCTCAGGTCAGCGCCCAGTTCGAGCTTTTCTACCTGTGGGCCtatcttctcttttccatgGTTGTCTATTTCCGCTGGGCCTGGCTCGTTGTTACCAGCATTTGCAACTACCTCGGCATCAATGCCCTCACCATCCCCAAGGAGAAACAGATCGCCAACAAGGCGGCACAGGCTGCCAATAAGCTACACTAA
- a CDS encoding related to TSM1-component of TFIID complex, which produces MTTLAMSQEAAPVNHSLLDIDDEAASTEDGSVLEFFIIKQEVNLEVNFRDKRIDGTTDIFLVVFNDKIEDIVLDAADCEIDTENIFIADVKESNGDLVESHRRRTTATYNDPYAKLTHPKSWSLRADHHDIRRKRAQSIFRSRKNDVPAENREFEGCTPVYRSLKVNLRGKAEPDRPRLIIRKSMIGLDANERSNKQYRITIPFTHANPRDGIQFVGVDPLDNRFTHMYTRSSIHPGTASCIFPCIDDHGSRCDWRISIKYPRTLGDALQQALATQQNGSNPDKMQIDGQERIHNLAEEDKLREMSVVCSGFLMEETVDPDDDHKKIMTFEPEKKVSVQKLGFAVGPFEHIDLSSEFRTEEDEVKLGMNALKVHAYCLPHRADWVRNTAAAITMAADFFTFTFARYPFGNFKLCFLDDMIQDTVALYSMAFVSNRLLFPDDIIDTEIDVTRKMVQTLAYQWIGINMIPNTRNDLWLIVGIAHFMTDLFMKKICGNNEYRFRMKTLSDKLVQMDVERPSLYDLGPYLHLGEFEMDFMTLKAPVVFFILDKRLIKASGGHGLTRILSKLLTKVQIESSDRATILETEKFRTTCEKGAKYRLESFWSQWVYGSGCPRFDVKAKFNKKRLCVELTLNQIQFQTAKKPPLDKNDFLRVVKERRSGVKPGEVQPLFTGPMTVRIHEADGTPYEHILEIREDATRSTKFEIPYNTKYKRLKRTRRMKEKQNVGASMDAENMDDALLYCLGDVLQTPDEQAQWELIDWDPETERKMDQESYEWIRVDADFEWSCDMKRTLEPYMYVSQLQQDRDVVAQQDAMLYLTHGPLHPIASGFLTRTLVDRRYFHGIRTMAAEALPRQANIKDLSMLGLRQLMKAFSEMFCHKGTNQPKPNDFSDKKQYNVQCAIIKAIAQVRDAHTYKCPLEARQFILDQLLFNNNEDNPYSDHFYIATLVEALATSLIPSKQDDWFAMQNKIPNEDEKQFLERAIEQIERVLRRDEWTHSYQNVWTIAGLSAKQRLMKAEVIPKRYIDFGQYLLDGTRDLIRIKAFEALIDLGAMLDPTVFSFLTYSLITDRSPYVRNKLIEAAASGLAAIAFGEHTKVVKNDPRPEDEGDLLLVQDSAQEIEARKEMFARKENLDAALKALRREMDETYGGDERHYSIAMRKALDHPSLGRGEMESMLDLAAMMFEEAGDWVITLPLPKAWKVERPVQQLSNRLIMKFKAHYRTTPREPIVQAPPPPPPAPPAPIVEQKRPAPLQKTSSIKINTHKTASAQRPSVPPPQRPCTSASPVVQSPKPTLPKQERDTIVASPGLSRQASATSSSGSKPSWPPEPSSASSSKRPRPEKDEQHTPAPKRPKVDKPFDSGILKKKKSKIITLRVAPNRLAPLLRKEKKPNGNGRVSLPSGAPRDGPAPPLNSRSDSITAKPARKPLPGDVARRPLPGGAASSPHPVPERKASLNTHSNSTPKPKSASPATSTPPPAAAPTQRPKIKLIRKPQQPPAP; this is translated from the exons ATGACTACACTCGCCATGTCGCAGGAGGCTGCGCCAGTGAATCACTCTCTACTCGACATAGACGACGAAGCGGCCTCTACAGAAGACGGATCAGTGCTCgagttcttcatcatcaagcaagaaGTCAATCTCGAGGTCAACTTTCGCGATAAGCGCATTGATGGAACGACCGACATCTTTCTTGTCGTGTTCAACGATAAGATTGAGGACATAGTGTTGGACGCTGCAGATTGCGAAATCGATACCGAGAACATTTTCATCGCTGATGTTAAGGAATCAAACGGTGATCTCGTCGAGAGTCATAGGCGGAGAACAACAGCAACCTACAATGATCCATATGCCAAGCTCACTCACCCAAAGAGTTGGAGTTTGAGAGCCGATCACCACGATATTCGCCGCAAGCGTGCACAGTCGATATTCCGCAGCCGCAAGAACGATGTCCCCGCCGAGAATAGAGAGTTCGAGGGGTGCACACCGGTCTATCGATCGCTGAAGGTGAACCTGCGAGGTAAGGCCGAGCCGGATCGCCCGAGGCTCATCATCAGGAAGTCTATGATAGGTCTTGATGCGAACGAGCGATCCAACAAGCAGTACAGAATCACCATACCATTTACCCATGCGAACCCCCGAGATGGGATACAGTTCGTCGGCGTCGATCCCCTGGACAACCGGTTTACACACATGTACACACGAAGCTCGATACACCCTGGGACTGCTTCGTGCATTTTCCCTTGCATTGATGACCACGGATCACGTTGCGACTGGAGGATATCAATCAAGTACCCCCGTACCTTGGGTGATGCTTTGCAACAAGCGCTCGCTACACAACAGAACGGTAGTAACCCCGACAAGATGCAGATTGATGGCCAGGAGCGAATCCATAACCTTGCCGAGGAAGACAAACTCCGCGAGATGTCGGTTGTCTGCTCCGGTTTCCTTATGGAAGAGACTGTAGATCCCGACGATGACCACAAAAAGATAATGACCTTCGAACCTGAAAAGAAGGTGTCTGTACAGAAGCTTGGTTTTGCAGTGGGCCCATTTGAGCATATCGATCTTTCATCTGAGTTTAgaacagaagaagacgaggtcAAACTGGGTATGAATGCGCTCAAGGTTCACGCATACTGCTTACCACACCGTGCCGACTGGGTAAGGAAtacagcagcagccatcaCTATGGCAGCTGATTTCTTTACATTCACGTTTGCTCGATATCCGTTCGGCAATTTCAAACTCTGCTTCCTCGATGATATGATTCAGGACACTGTGGCTCTCTATTCCATGGCTTTCGTCAGCAATCGGTTACTTTTCCCAGATGACATTATCGATACCGAGATCGATGTCACAAGAAAGATGGTTCAAACATTGGCGTACCAGTGGATTGGGATCAACATGATACCGAACACAAGAAATGACCTATGGCTTATAGTTGGCATTGCACATTTCATGACAGATCTCTTTATGAAGAAAATTTGCGGAAACAACGAGTACAGATTTCGGATGAAGACACTGTCCGACAAGCTTGTTCAGATGGACGTCGAACGGCCTTCTCTTTACGATCTCGGCCCTTATCTGCATTTGGGAGAGTTCGAGATGGACTTTATGACTCTGAAAGCTCCTGTGGTTTTCTTCATCCTGGACAAGCGACTCATTAAGGCTTCAGGAGGACACGGATTGACACGCATTCTCTCTAAACTGTTAACCAAGGTTCAGATTGAATCTTCTGACAGGGCTACTATCCTTGAAACAGAGAAATTCCGAACAACTTGTGAGAAGGGGGCAAAGTATCGGCTTGAGAGCTTCTGGAGCCAGTGGGTCTACGGTTCAGGATGCCCGCGATTTGATGTCAAGGCGAAattcaacaagaagaggctcTGTGTTGAGCTCACGCTAAACCAGATCCAATTCCAGACAGCCAAGAAGCCACCACTAGACAAGAATGATTTCCTACGCGTTGTCAAGGAGCGCCGCTCTGGTGTTAAGCCAGGCGAAGTACAGCCTCTGTTTACAGGACCGATGACGGTACGAATCCATGAAGCGGATGGAACGCCTTACGAGCATATTCTAGAAATCCGCGAAGATGCCACAAGGTCTACCAAATTCGAGATTCCATACAATACCAAGTATAAGCGGCTCAAGCGCACGCGCCGCATGAAGGAAAAGCAGAACGTTGGTGCCAGTATGGATGCGGAAAACATGGATGATGCGCTCCTCTACTGCTTAGGCGACGTTCTGCAGACGCCAGACGAGCAGGCACAGTGGGAGTTGATTGATTGGGATCCCGAAACTGAACGAAAGATGGACCAGGAGTCCTACGAATGGATACGTGTAGATGCCGACTTCGAGTGGTCTTGCGATATGAAGCGGACTCTTGAGCCGTACATGTACGTGTCACAATTGCAGCAAGATAGAGATGTCGTTGCTCAGCAGGATGCTATGCTTTACCTGACTCATGGCCCTTTGCACCCCATCGCGTCAGGGTTTCTTACCAGAACGCTTGTGGACCGCCGTTACTTTCATGGTATCCGAACTAtggctgctgaagctctgCCACGTCAGGCCAACATTAAGGATCTATCAATGCTTGGCCTTCGACAACTGATGAAGGCTTTCAGCGAAATGTTCTGCCACAAAGGTACGAACCAACCAAAGCCGAATGACTTTTCCGACAAGAAGCAATACAACGTTCAATGCGCTATTATCAAAGCTATCGCTCAAGTGAGAGATGCTCACACTTATAAATGCCCTCTTGAAGCTCGCCAGTTTATTCTGGACCAACTTCTCTTCAATAACAATGAGGACAACCCTTATTCTGACCACTTCTACATCGCAACTCTTGTGGAGGCTCTTGCTACGTCCCTCATCCCTTCCAAGCAAGATGATTGGTTTGCGATGCAGAACAAAATCCCcaatgaggatgagaagcagTTCCTCGAACGGGCCATAGAGCAAATCGAGAGAGTTTTACGGCGAGATGAATGGACCCATTCGTACCAGAACGTTTGGACTATAGCTGGTCTTAGTGCCAAACAACGATTGATGAAGGCGGAAGTAATCCCGAAGAGGTACATTGATTTCGGGCAGTATCTGTTGGACGGAACGAGAGATCTGATTCGGATCAAGGCCTTTGAGGCTCTGATTGACCTGGGGGCTATGCTGGATCCGACAGTGTTCTCATTCTTAACATACTCGCTCATCACCGACCGGTCACCATATGTGCGGAACAAACTCATCGAAGCGGCTGCCTCTGGGCTCGCTGCCATCGCTTTCGGAGAACATACTAAGGTTGTTAAGAACGACCCTCGACcggaagatgaaggagaccTTCTGCTTGTGCAAGATAGTGCCCAGGAGATTGAGGCTAGAAAAGAAATGTTTGCCAGAAAAGAGAACCTGGATGCAGCACTCAAGGCTTTACGAAGAGAGATGGATGAAACCTACGGAGGCGACGAACGACACTATAGCATTGCGATGCGTAAGGCGCTGGACCATCCGAGTCTCGGTCGTGGTGAGATGGAGAGCATGCTAGATTtggcggcgatgatgttTGAGGAGGCGGGCGACTGGGTCATTACGCTCCCCTTACCAAAGGCCTGGAAGGTCGAGAGGCCTGTGCAGCAGCTCTCTAATCGC TTGATCATGAAATTCAAAGCTCATTACAGGACGACACCCCGGGAGCCAATCGTACAAGCACCACCGCCTCCACCTCCCGCTCCGCCTGCCCCTATCGTCGAGCAGAAGCGGCCTGCACCTCTGCAGAAAACATCTTctatcaagatcaacacccACAAGACGGCCTCTGCCCAACGCCCAAGTGTCCCTCCGCCTCAACGACCCTGCACCAGTGCCTCTCCCGTTGTTCAAAGCCCGAAGCCCACTCTACCAAAGCAAGAAAGAGACACCATTGTTGCATCACCAGGTCTGTCTCGACAAGCAAGTGCTACGTCTTCATCAGGATCCAAACCATCCTGGCCCCCTGAACCCTCATCTGCTTCTAGTAGCAAGCGCCCTCGACCTGAGAAGGATGAACAGCATACTCCGGCACCCAAACGCCCAAAGGTCGATAAGCCATTCGATTCGGgtatcctcaagaagaagaagagcaagatcaTCACCTTGAGGGTAGCTCCAAACCGCCTCGCTCCTTTactgagaaaagaaaagaagccaaaTGGGAATGGCCGGGTATCTCTCCCCTCAGGGGCGCCAAGAGATGGCCCTGCCCCTCCTCTGAACTCAAGATCAGATTCCATAACAGCCAAGCCCGCCAGAAAGCCTCTTCCTGGAGATGTGGCGCGAAGGCCTTTGCCTGGAGGCGCGGCATCATCGCCGCATCCTGTGCCAGAGAGGAAGGCCTCGCTAAATACTCATTCGAACTCTACACCGAAGCCCAAGTCTGCGAGTCCCGCCACGAGCACACCCCCTCCTGCAGCAGCGCCTACTCAGCGgcccaagatcaagcttATTCGAAAGCCACAACAACCACCAGCCCCCTAA